One window of the Triticum dicoccoides isolate Atlit2015 ecotype Zavitan chromosome 3B, WEW_v2.0, whole genome shotgun sequence genome contains the following:
- the LOC119274632 gene encoding F-box protein GID2-like, with protein MKRPSGSSAGRDPRAPPPASGGGGSSEPAKKRQRTSSSSQAEASSSSSQPPPAPPGDARAVPDLGEDVMFEVLRRAEARTLAAAACVSRGWRVLAQDERLWEAPCVREWTGLGFSEQLLRAVVLPLGGFRRLHAVSVQARRRFGVGCGNWHGVRTPGQGRRRGVPWTEHEHSLFLLGLKEYGRGDWRNISRNFVQTRTPTQVASHAQKYFIRLGSGVARRSSIHDITTVHLTDDQPPSPSQ; from the exons ATGAAGCGCCCTTCCGGTTCCTCGGCTGGTCGTGATCCCCGGGCTCCTCCTCCCGCTTCTGGCGGTGGCGGCTCCAGCGAGCCAGCCAAGAAGCGGCAGCGGACCTCGAGCTCGAGCCAGGCCGAGGCATCCTCCTCGTCCTCACAGCCTCCACCGGCGCCGCCGGGGGACGCGAGAGCGGTGCCGGATCTGGGGGAGGACGTGATGTTCGAGGTGCTGCGGCGGGCGGAGGCGCGGACGCTGGCCGCCGCGGCGTGCGTGAGCCGGGGCTGGCGGGTCCTCGCGCAGGACGAGCGGCTGTGGGAGGCGCCGTGCGTGAGGGAGTGGACCGGCCTCGGCTTCTCGGAACAGCTGCTCCGCGCCGTCGTGCTCCCGCTCGGCGGCTTCCGCCGCCTGCACGCCGTCTCCGTCCAGGCCCGACGGCGGTTCGGCGTTGGCTGCGGGAATTGGCACGGCGTGCGGACGCCGGGacaggggaggaggaggggggtgCCGTGGACCGAGCACGAGCACAG CTTGTTCCTCTTAGGCCTGAAGGAGTACGGAAGAGGGGATTGGAGGAACATATCACGCAACTTCGTGCAGACGAGGACGCCGACGCAGGTGGCCAGCCACGCGCAGAAGTACTTTATCAGGCTTGGCTCAGGGGTGGCAAGGAGGTCGAGCATCCACGACATCACCACAGTTCACCTGACCGACGACCAGCCTCCCTCGCCATCCCAGTGA